In the Candidatus Cloacimonas acidaminovorans str. Evry genome, one interval contains:
- a CDS encoding DNA methyltransferase: protein MSMPEKEYLSIKQASKWATQKLGKKVTSSNIAYLVQYGRIKKYGENGQCYVLKEELAEYYHNISHNKKEEWTQQLGEDLNWVLAFDKYTEAETTKHVHRLHPYKGKFIPQLVEYFLDTHTDNFKQEVFFHPGDIVLDPFVGSGTTLVQANELGINAIGIDVSAFNVLISSTKIMGYDLQSLSFELNKLTNNLKHYLMYSKVFEFEQELLEELSKFNKKFFPVPEFKYKVAHNLIDEKSYTEEKEKEFLPIYYSLIDKYAIKLQQDKSETFLDKWFSQQIREELEKQAKELRKIDNVNNRKLASIILSRTMRSCRATTHSDLATLIEPVTATYYCKKHGKICKPQFSILKWWETYSKDTLKRVMQFAALRTNSTQVCVTGDSRTIDIYDKVKQVNPDFAEKIKVNGINGIFTSPPYVGLINYHEQHAYAYDLFNFERNDELEIGPLYKGQGYEARKSYSESIVQVLLNCKKFLAANYNVFLVANDKYNLYPQIAEIAGMRIVNQYKRPVLNRTEKDKTAYSEVIFHLREK, encoded by the coding sequence ATGTCTATGCCCGAAAAGGAATATTTAAGCATAAAACAAGCCAGTAAATGGGCAACCCAAAAATTAGGGAAAAAGGTTACCTCTTCCAATATTGCGTATTTAGTTCAATATGGAAGAATCAAAAAATATGGTGAGAATGGACAATGCTATGTGTTAAAAGAAGAATTGGCAGAATATTACCATAATATTAGCCATAATAAAAAGGAAGAATGGACTCAGCAACTTGGTGAAGATTTAAATTGGGTTCTGGCTTTTGATAAATATACAGAAGCAGAAACAACGAAACATGTGCACAGATTACATCCTTATAAGGGTAAATTTATTCCACAGTTAGTTGAGTATTTTTTAGATACTCACACAGATAACTTTAAGCAGGAGGTATTTTTTCATCCTGGAGACATTGTTCTTGACCCATTTGTTGGTAGCGGAACAACTTTAGTGCAAGCTAATGAATTAGGTATTAATGCTATAGGTATTGATGTTTCTGCTTTCAATGTTTTAATATCCAGTACTAAAATAATGGGATATGATCTTCAGAGTTTGAGTTTTGAACTAAATAAACTGACTAATAATCTAAAACATTATCTGATGTATTCCAAGGTATTTGAATTTGAACAGGAATTGCTTGAGGAACTAAGCAAATTTAACAAGAAGTTCTTTCCAGTTCCGGAGTTTAAATACAAAGTGGCACATAACTTAATAGATGAGAAAAGTTATACTGAGGAGAAGGAAAAAGAGTTTTTGCCAATTTACTACAGTTTAATTGATAAATATGCAATCAAATTACAGCAGGATAAATCTGAAACCTTTTTGGATAAATGGTTCTCTCAACAAATTAGAGAAGAGCTGGAAAAGCAAGCAAAGGAATTAAGAAAAATTGATAATGTTAATAACCGTAAACTTGCCAGTATTATTCTTAGCCGAACTATGAGGAGTTGTAGAGCTACTACTCATTCAGATCTGGCTACTTTAATTGAACCTGTAACTGCAACTTATTATTGCAAAAAACATGGAAAAATATGCAAGCCACAATTTTCAATTTTAAAATGGTGGGAAACCTATTCTAAAGATACATTAAAAAGAGTAATGCAATTTGCTGCCTTAAGAACAAATAGCACTCAAGTATGTGTAACCGGTGATAGCAGAACTATTGATATCTATGACAAAGTAAAACAAGTAAATCCCGATTTTGCCGAAAAAATTAAAGTGAATGGAATAAACGGAATTTTTACTTCTCCCCCCTATGTAGGATTAATCAATTATCACGAACAGCATGCTTATGCTTATGATCTCTTTAACTTTGAGCGTAATGATGAACTGGAAATTGGTCCTTTATATAAAGGGCAAGGGTATGAAGCAAGAAAAAGTTACAGCGAAAGCATTGTTCAGGTTTTACTTAATTGTAAGAAATTTTTAGCAGCAAACTATAATGTATTTTTAGTGGCAAACGATAAATATAATTTATATCCTCAGATAGCTGAAATTGCCGGGATGAGAATTGTTAATCAATATAAAAGACCTGTTTTAAACAGAACCGAAAAAGATAAAACTGCTTATTCGGAAGTTATATTCCATTTACGGGAGAAGTAA
- a CDS encoding zinc-ribbon domain-containing protein, translated as MPDRTLICQDCSREFVFTEGEQEFYKEKGLQNEPKRCPECRKAKKAQFNRNRRRQSN; from the coding sequence ATGCCAGACAGAACACTCATTTGCCAGGACTGCTCCAGAGAATTCGTTTTCACTGAAGGTGAACAGGAATTCTATAAGGAAAAAGGCCTTCAGAACGAGCCCAAACGCTGCCCCGAATGTCGTAAGGCAAAAAAGGCACAGTTTAATCGTAACAGACGCAGACAATCTAATTAG
- a CDS encoding metallopeptidase TldD-related protein: MNSEKIVQYIQKHCIADDWTLNITKDDSHETRFAQNVITQHIAGAMKEISLSVSFGSKSGSCTVNQDDEESLAYLVKTAEEIAKLAPEDPEFVPSVGKMDIPEIANCDPQTKALEPKQLVDIVQTSISKAKTFGATVSGLTEKHIETNALFTKNGFAGEYEKSDFGHSMTLKKEEVETKVAYEAKNFADFNLKILLEKLLNQASSLAVKRTFEPQKIAVLLRPLALQELLWFMGWMMDRRYADEGITPFTNQIGNPFFGEKFSWFSTYKQPTLLAPPFAHDGIIAEEIPWVEKGILKNLATSRYWAKKIGSKPCDIYNMFIPGEGYSEEEMLQMVPRGLIVNSFWYIRTVDTKAGEFTGTTRDGVWYFEDGKIQYAVNNLRFNEIPHNATGRIIATGISELANPISLLPPMLIDNFNFVDKTSF, encoded by the coding sequence ATGAATAGCGAAAAAATTGTGCAATACATCCAGAAACACTGCATAGCAGATGACTGGACACTAAATATTACTAAAGATGACAGCCACGAAACCCGCTTTGCTCAAAATGTTATAACTCAACATATTGCCGGGGCAATGAAGGAAATTTCTTTAAGCGTTTCTTTTGGCAGTAAATCGGGAAGCTGCACTGTAAATCAGGATGATGAAGAAAGTTTGGCATACCTTGTTAAAACAGCTGAAGAAATTGCCAAATTAGCTCCCGAAGACCCTGAATTTGTTCCTTCCGTAGGGAAAATGGACATTCCGGAGATTGCAAATTGTGATCCTCAAACTAAGGCACTGGAACCTAAACAATTAGTAGATATTGTTCAAACCAGCATTAGCAAGGCAAAGACATTTGGAGCAACGGTTTCCGGTTTAACCGAAAAGCATATTGAAACCAATGCTCTATTTACTAAAAACGGGTTTGCTGGTGAATATGAAAAAAGTGATTTTGGTCACTCTATGACGCTGAAAAAAGAAGAAGTAGAAACAAAGGTTGCCTATGAAGCTAAAAATTTTGCGGACTTTAACCTAAAAATCCTTCTGGAGAAACTGCTCAATCAGGCATCATCTCTTGCTGTAAAACGGACATTTGAACCCCAAAAAATAGCTGTCCTTTTAAGACCTCTTGCTCTTCAGGAATTACTTTGGTTTATGGGTTGGATGATGGACCGCAGATATGCGGATGAAGGTATCACTCCTTTTACAAACCAAATTGGAAACCCCTTCTTCGGAGAGAAATTCAGCTGGTTTTCTACTTATAAGCAACCAACTCTTTTAGCACCACCTTTCGCGCACGATGGCATAATTGCCGAAGAAATTCCCTGGGTGGAAAAGGGCATTTTGAAAAACCTTGCTACCAGCCGTTATTGGGCAAAAAAAATCGGCAGTAAACCTTGCGATATCTATAATATGTTCATTCCTGGTGAAGGATATAGTGAAGAAGAAATGCTGCAAATGGTTCCCCGCGGGCTTATTGTAAACAGCTTTTGGTATATTCGCACTGTGGATACAAAAGCAGGTGAATTTACAGGAACCACTCGCGATGGTGTATGGTATTTTGAAGATGGAAAAATTCAGTATGCCGTAAATAATTTGCGCTTTAATGAAATTCCTCATAATGCAACCGGAAGAATTATTGCTACAGGTATCAGTGAGCTGGCAAATCCTATTTCTTTGTTGCCTCCAATGCTCATTGATAACTTCAATTTTGTAGACAAGACCTCTTTTTAG